From Clostridiaceae bacterium:
TCTTGCCTTTTATAGCAGCCTCTGTAAGTACTCTTGTAGTTTCCTGGAAGGAAGCTGCAGACAGGAAAGAATCTGTTGCAAGGGAAGCTTTTGTTATACCCAGTAAAGCTACTTTTCCTGTTGCCGGCTTCAGGTTGTTCTTTATAGCTTCTTCATTTTCTTTTTCAAATTCAAACCTATCAACAAGTCCTCCTGGCAGGAGTCTCGTATCTCCGGCATCTTCAACCTTAATCTTTTTCATCATCTGTCTTATGATAATTTCAATATGTTTATCATTTATATCAACGCCCTGGAACCTGTAAACTCTTTGAACTTCCTGAAGCAGGTAGCTCTGTACTGCTTTAACTCCCTTAATCTTTAATATATCATGAGGATTAACGGAACCTTCTGTCAGCTCGTCACCGGCTTCAACTGTATCTCCATCCTGGACTTTTATCCTTGAACCATATGGAATAAGATAACTCTTGGCCTCCCCGCTGTCGGATGTAACAATTATTTCTCTCTTTTTCTTGGATTCGTTTATCTTTATGGTACCAGCAATTTCAGATATAACTGCCAATCCTTTTGGCTTTCTTGCTTCAAAAAGCTCTTCAACACGAGGAAGACCCTGTGTAATATCGTCTCCGGCAACACCACCTGTATGGAATGTTCTCATTGTGAGCTGGGTTCCGGGTTCACCGATGGACTGAGCAGCTACAATACCTACCGCTTCACCAACATTAACCATTTCTCCCGTTGCCAGGTTAGAGCCATAGCATTTTGCACAAACGCCATACCTCGCATTACATGTCAGTATAGACCTGATCTTTACTTTTTGTATACCTGCTTTTACAATTTTTCCGGCTATATCACTGCTTATCATTGTATCTTTTTCTACTATTACTTCACCTGTCTCCGGATTAACAATATCCTCGGCAGCAAATCTTCCGGTAATTCTTTCTTCAAGATCTTCAATTACATCATTGCCATCTAAGATATCAGAAACTTCAATGTATTTGTCGGTACCACAATCAACTTCTCTTACTATTACATCCTGGCTGACATCAACAAGACGTCTGGTAAGATAACCTGAATCCGCAGTTCTGAGTGCTGTATCTGCCAATCCTTTTCTGGCACCATGGGTTGAAATAAAGTATTCCAATACATTTAAACCTTCACGGAAATTAGCTTTTATTGGTATTTCCAGAGTTTTTCCCTGCGTATCAGCCATTAATCCTCTCATACCTGCTAACTGTTTGATCTGGTTGATATTTCCTCTCGCACCTGAATTAGCCATCATGTATAATGGATTAAATCTATCCAGGCTCGCCATCAATGCTGAAGTTATATTTTCACTGGCCTCAGTCCATGTACTGATTACTGAGTTATATCTTTCATCTTCTGATATAAGCCCTCTTTTATATTGCTTCATGATATTCTCTATCTTTGCTTCGGCTTCTTCAATGTAGCGCTTCTTAATCTCAGGTATTATCATATCTGATATACCAATAGTTATAGCTCCCCTGGTTGAATATTTGAAACCCAGAGCCTTTATTTTATCCAGAACAATGGCAGTTTCTGTAGTTCCGTGTGTCTTTATGCATCTGTCTATAATTTTCCCTAATGCTTTCCTGTCAACTAAGAAAGATATTTCCAGATTAAACATCTCATCAGGATTGGTTCTGTCTACAAAACCCAGGTCCTGTGGTATAGCTTCATTGAATATTAATCTTCCTGCAGTAGTTTCAATTAGCTTGCTAACTTGCTTTCCGTCAATATTCTTTGTCATCCTCACTTTTATTCGTGCGTGAAGTCCTATAACTTTTTCGTCATAGGCCATTAATACTTCCTCAGGACAACTAAATACCTTACCTTCTCCCTTTTCTCCCTCACGCTCAATTGTAAGATAGTAACTTCCTAAAACCATATCCTGTGTAGGTACAACAACAGGTCTGCCATCCTGTGGTTTTAACAGGTTGTTTGCGGAGAGCATAAGGAATCTTGCTTCTGCCTGTGCTTCTGCCGATAAAGGAACGTGTACCGCCATTTGGTCTCCATCAAAGTCGGCATTATATGCAGTACAAACCAGAGGATGAAGTTTTATTGCTCTTCCTTCTACAAGAACCGGTTCAAATGCCTGTATTCCAAGTCTATGAAGCGTTGGAGCACGGTTCAACAGTACAGGATGGTCTTTGATAACCTCTTCAAGTACATCCCATACTTCGTTTCTTACCCTTTCAACCATTCTCTTGGCACTTTTTATATTATGAGCAAGGCCATCATTAACAAGTTTCTTCATTACAAATGGTTTAAACAGTTCCAGTGCCATTTCTTTAGGAAGTCCGCACTGGTATATTTTCAGCTCAGGTCCAACTACTATAACAGAACGTCCTGAATAGTCAACACGCTTACCTAGCAGGTTCTGACGAAATCTTCCCTGTTTACCTTTCAACATATCGGAAAGAGATTTGAGGGATCTGTTCCCTGGACCTGTTACCGGCCTGCCTCTTCTTCCGTTATCAATAAGAGCATCTACTGCTTCCTGAAGCATTCTTTTCTCGTTTCTTACAATAATATCAGGTGCACCTAAATCCAATAATCTTTTTAACCTGTTATTTCTGTTTATTACTCTCCTGTACAGGTCATTTAAATCGGATGTGGCAAAGCGGCCGCCGTCCAGCTGTACCATTGGACGCAACTCAGGAGGAATAACCGGAATAACATCCAATATCATCCATTCCGGCCTGTTACCGGAATTTCTGAAAGCTTCCACAACCTCAAGCCTTTTTATAGTTCTTACTCTTTTCTGACCAGTTACATTCTCAAGTTCTGCCCTTAATTCTTTTGACAGCTGGTCCAGGTCAATTTCTTCAAGAAGTTGTTTTACAGCTTCTGCACCCATACCTGCCTTAAATTTGGGTCCGAATTTTTCAAGACTGTCTCTGTATTCTCTTTCTGTAAGAAGCTGTTTCTTGGAAAGAGGAGTCTGCCCGGGGTCAATTACAACATAAGCTGCAAAATAAAGTATTTTCTCCAAAGCACGTGGAGACATATCAAGTATTAAACCCATCCTGCTGGGTATACCTTTAAAATACCATATATGAGATACCGGAGCAGCCAGCTCAATATGACCCATTCTCTCCCTTCTGACTTTTGAACGGGTTACTTCAACTCCACATCTATCACATACTATTCCTTTATACCTTATTCTTTTATATTTACCGCAATGACATTCCCAGTCTTTTTGAGGTCCGAATATTCTTTCACAAAAGAGGCCATCCCTCTCAGGTTTTAGCGTCCTGTAGTTTATGGTTTCGGGTTTTTTTACTTCTCCCCTTGACCATTCCCTGATTTTTTCAGGAGAAGCCAAACCTATTCTTATTGAATCAAAGTTGTTTAGTTCAAACACGGTCATATCCCCTTTCTTTAGAAGTCCTCATCGTCTAAATCGTCTTCAAAATCATCGTCACTAACAAAGAGGTCGTCTTCAAGTATATCTTCTATTCCATCTGGAGTTGTTATATCACCAAGATCAAAGTCGTCTAAACTTAAATCATCTTCCAGATTGTCATCTTCAAGCTCATCATACTCGGGTGTTGGGGTTTCATCCTCTTTGCCTTCTATATTAACGGTCAATTCTTCAAGCTCTTCATCAACAGATTCTCTAATAGCAATTTCTTCTTTCTCTTCAGAATATACCTTAACATCAAGAGCCAGACTCTGAAGTTCTTTTATAAGAACCTTGAAAGATTCTGGTATTCCCGGTTCAGGCACATTTTCACCTTTTACGATGGCTTCGTAAGTCTTAACTCTTCCTACAACGTCATCAGACTTAACAGTCAGAATTTCCTGCAATGTATATGCGGCACCGTATGCTTCCAGAGCCCAAACTTCCATTTCTCCAAATCTTTGGCCACCGAACTGTGCCTTACCTCCCAAAGGTTGCTGTGTGACAAGAGAATAAGGTCCTGTAGAACGGGCATGAATCTTGTCGTCAACCAGGTGGGCAAGTTTCAGCATATACATATAGCCGACAGTAACTCTGTTATCAAAAGGTTCACCGGTTCTTCCATCATAGAGGATAGATTTACCGTCTTCCGGAAGCCCTGCCAAACGCAAAGTTTCAATAATGTCTTCTTCTGATGCGCCATCAAAAACAGGTGTAGCTATTTCCCAGCCCAAAGCCCTGGCTGCATAGCCCAGGTGAGTTTCCAGCACCTGTCCTATATTCATACGGGATGGAACTCCCAGAGGATTAAGTACAATTTCCAGAGGAGTGCCGTCAGGAAGGAATGGCATATCCTCAACAGGCAATATGTGGGAAATAACTCC
This genomic window contains:
- the rpoC gene encoding DNA-directed RNA polymerase subunit beta', yielding MFELNNFDSIRIGLASPEKIREWSRGEVKKPETINYRTLKPERDGLFCERIFGPQKDWECHCGKYKRIRYKGIVCDRCGVEVTRSKVRRERMGHIELAAPVSHIWYFKGIPSRMGLILDMSPRALEKILYFAAYVVIDPGQTPLSKKQLLTEREYRDSLEKFGPKFKAGMGAEAVKQLLEEIDLDQLSKELRAELENVTGQKRVRTIKRLEVVEAFRNSGNRPEWMILDVIPVIPPELRPMVQLDGGRFATSDLNDLYRRVINRNNRLKRLLDLGAPDIIVRNEKRMLQEAVDALIDNGRRGRPVTGPGNRSLKSLSDMLKGKQGRFRQNLLGKRVDYSGRSVIVVGPELKIYQCGLPKEMALELFKPFVMKKLVNDGLAHNIKSAKRMVERVRNEVWDVLEEVIKDHPVLLNRAPTLHRLGIQAFEPVLVEGRAIKLHPLVCTAYNADFDGDQMAVHVPLSAEAQAEARFLMLSANNLLKPQDGRPVVVPTQDMVLGSYYLTIEREGEKGEGKVFSCPEEVLMAYDEKVIGLHARIKVRMTKNIDGKQVSKLIETTAGRLIFNEAIPQDLGFVDRTNPDEMFNLEISFLVDRKALGKIIDRCIKTHGTTETAIVLDKIKALGFKYSTRGAITIGISDMIIPEIKKRYIEEAEAKIENIMKQYKRGLISEDERYNSVISTWTEASENITSALMASLDRFNPLYMMANSGARGNINQIKQLAGMRGLMADTQGKTLEIPIKANFREGLNVLEYFISTHGARKGLADTALRTADSGYLTRRLVDVSQDVIVREVDCGTDKYIEVSDILDGNDVIEDLEERITGRFAAEDIVNPETGEVIVEKDTMISSDIAGKIVKAGIQKVKIRSILTCNARYGVCAKCYGSNLATGEMVNVGEAVGIVAAQSIGEPGTQLTMRTFHTGGVAGDDITQGLPRVEELFEARKPKGLAVISEIAGTIKINESKKKREIIVTSDSGEAKSYLIPYGSRIKVQDGDTVEAGDELTEGSVNPHDILKIKGVKAVQSYLLQEVQRVYRFQGVDINDKHIEIIIRQMMKKIKVEDAGDTRLLPGGLVDRFEFEKENEEAIKNNLKPATGKVALLGITKASLATDSFLSAASFQETTRVLTEAAIKGKIDPLVGLKENVIIGKLIPAGTGMSRYKDIQITTSAE